One Formosa agariphila KMM 3901 genomic window, TTTGTAAGTTGGGGAGGAAATAGAGATTACTATTCTAAATCGGATATCACTTTTACTGGAGATAATTATAATTTTACACTTTACGATGTAGATGCGCACGATAAACCTAAAGGTTGGCATATCGATTATATTAATCCTGTTAATATGACGATACCCCAAACTAATTTTAGAATGGGCTATTTTATTAGTGATCATTATGCCATAACAGTGAGTTTAGACCATATGAAATATGTAATGACTCAAAACCAAGTCGTTCGTGGTAATGGGTATATCGATATTCCGGATAATGAAGAAAGTGCCATTTACAACAACACTTTTAAAGACGACCCAGTATATTTAAGCGAAGGTTTTCTAACCTTCGAACATACCGATGGTTTAAATTATATACATACTGAACTTGCAAGATTCGATGATATTTCTAGCCTGTTCGGAATTACGAATACCGATGTTTTTCAAATTAATATAACTGAAGCTGTTGGTGGAGGTATCCTGTACCCAAAAACTAATGCCAAACTTCTAGTTTACGATCGTCACGACGATTTCCATATTGCTGGTTTCGGATTATCGGCAAGTGCAGGTTTAAACTTAACCTTCTTTAAACACTTTTTTATACAAGGCGATTTAAAAGGAGGCTTTATAAATATGCCAGATATTCGCACCACTATGAATCCTAGTGACCGTGCTTCACAACATTTTTTCTTTGGAGAAGCTAAATTATCTATTGGAGGAATTTTCAGATTATAATATTTAACTCATGAATTACTTAAAACATACATTATTACCGCTTATCTTTATTACAATTATTAGTTGTAACCAAACAAAAAAAGACACTACAATCACCACCACAGCTACGGAAAAAGCAGTAGATTCTATTGTAAAGAAAACAGCTAGTGCAACACAAATACACAATGCTATGCCATTTTTTAAGGCTTCAGGGACAACCGAAGACTGGACGCTTCAACTTACAGAAGACGCCATCCTTTTTTCTTATGCGTCCGAAAATCCAGAAGTTATTAGTTTTCCAATATCGAATCCTATACTAGCGGCAGATGCTAACGTAAAAGTGTATCGCGCAGAAACTGAATCTGCTCAAATTAAGATTCAAATTTCAATGACTGAATGCATCGATTCAAAATCTAAAACTCATCCTTATACGGTTTCTATAGACTACAAACCAAATACAAAAACTGAGTTTACCTTAGTTAAAGGTTGTGGTGAATATATTACAGATTATCGTTTACACGACATTTGGGTTCTTGAATCTATAAATGATGACATTGTCACTGTAGAACAATTCACAAAAGAATTGCCTAACTTAGAGATTAATACCAGCGAAAATACTTTTATGGGTTATGCCGGATGTAATACCATGCGTGGTTCTATTTTTTCTGAACAATCTAAAATTCGTTTTAAAGAGATTATAACCACTCGTAAAATGTGTTCGCCAACAAATAAAGAAGCTCAGTTTATAAAAGAATTAGAGCGAAGCATACAATTTAAAATTGAAAACCGACGCTTGTATTTATCTAATCCAGACGGGAACAC contains:
- a CDS encoding META domain-containing protein; the protein is MNYLKHTLLPLIFITIISCNQTKKDTTITTTATEKAVDSIVKKTASATQIHNAMPFFKASGTTEDWTLQLTEDAILFSYASENPEVISFPISNPILAADANVKVYRAETESAQIKIQISMTECIDSKSKTHPYTVSIDYKPNTKTEFTLVKGCGEYITDYRLHDIWVLESINDDIVTVEQFTKELPNLEINTSENTFMGYAGCNTMRGSIFSEQSKIRFKEIITTRKMCSPTNKEAQFIKELERSIQFKIENRRLYLSNPDGNTLTFKKVD